Proteins from a single region of Pseudodesulfovibrio portus:
- a CDS encoding YeeE/YedE family protein, with protein MSRPEKPWNPYLAGALSGVLAVASVLVAGSYLGASTTFVTSAGMAEKALSPSLVDTAYYLKYDLAVDWQFMFVVGIVIGAFIASRTDGSFRVQMVPDMWSGRFGNAPMVRGIAAFVGGVVAIYGARLAGGCPSGHGLSGLAQMSMSGFIAAGCFFIGGIVMARLVYGRAAQ; from the coding sequence ATGAGCAGACCTGAAAAACCCTGGAACCCTTATCTTGCAGGAGCCCTGAGTGGGGTGCTGGCTGTGGCCTCGGTGCTTGTTGCGGGCAGCTACCTTGGGGCCTCCACCACGTTTGTCACCTCGGCGGGCATGGCGGAAAAAGCGCTTTCCCCCTCCCTGGTGGACACGGCGTATTATCTCAAATACGACCTGGCCGTTGACTGGCAGTTCATGTTCGTGGTCGGCATCGTCATCGGGGCCTTCATAGCTTCGCGCACGGACGGCTCCTTCCGCGTGCAGATGGTGCCGGACATGTGGTCCGGGCGATTCGGCAACGCCCCCATGGTGCGCGGCATCGCGGCCTTTGTCGGCGGCGTCGTGGCCATATACGGCGCGCGGCTGGCGGGCGGCTGCCCAAGCGGGCACGGGTTGTCCGGGTTGGCCCAGATGTCCATGAGCGGGTTCATCGCCGCCGGGTGCTTTTTCATCGGCGGCATCGTCATGGCCCGGCTGGTATACGGGAGGGCGGCGCAATGA
- a CDS encoding YeeE/YedE family protein, which produces MTLVYGLITGVIFGFLLQKGRVLRYDKQLGALRLIDMTIVKFMLSNIIVAMVGLYLLRDLGLVKLSLKATTLGPNIVGGLLFGLGWGVVGYCPGTSAGALGEGRFDALWAILGMLVGASIFAHTFPMLKSTVYTWGELGKITLPDVLGMNHWVVIGALVVIYALVLRLIERKGL; this is translated from the coding sequence ATGACACTCGTATACGGACTGATCACCGGCGTCATCTTCGGCTTCCTGCTCCAGAAGGGGCGGGTACTTCGCTACGACAAGCAGCTGGGCGCCCTGCGCCTCATTGACATGACCATCGTCAAGTTCATGCTGTCCAACATCATCGTGGCCATGGTCGGCCTCTACCTGCTGCGCGACCTCGGGCTGGTCAAGCTCTCGCTCAAGGCCACGACCCTGGGACCCAACATCGTCGGCGGGCTCCTGTTCGGCCTGGGCTGGGGCGTGGTCGGCTACTGCCCCGGCACCTCGGCCGGAGCATTGGGCGAGGGCCGCTTCGACGCCCTCTGGGCCATCCTCGGCATGCTGGTGGGCGCGTCCATCTTCGCCCATACCTTTCCCATGCTCAAGTCCACGGTCTACACCTGGGGCGAGCTGGGCAAGATCACCCTGCCCGACGTGCTGGGCATGAACCACTGGGTCGTCATCGGCGCGCTGGTCGTGATCTACGCCCTGGTCCTGCGGCTCATAGAGCGAAAGGGGCTCTAG
- a CDS encoding VPLPA-CTERM sorting domain-containing protein produces MKSFKTIFMGAIIAGMLLVAANSAMAAYTGLYENENDSSLFVNLGTGYFDVNGIDHYDVTYVNPEQTLWYAEKNSGGYIYGASQGSRFAFIQSGTLLDPSLFDGLAAKIDGFVTAVETNSIINSTSPLITNEVKFAVLVGLAGSYFGDLSVPILTSDWFGFGEFAADGSSFDVTVGDLSLEGLQAMLCDDCTETYRATPIPGAVWLLGSGLVGLVGLRRRMRG; encoded by the coding sequence GTGAAATCATTCAAAACCATTTTTATGGGCGCAATCATCGCGGGGATGCTGCTTGTCGCCGCAAACAGCGCCATGGCGGCCTACACCGGGTTGTATGAAAACGAAAACGACAGTTCGTTATTCGTTAATCTCGGTACCGGATACTTCGACGTCAACGGCATCGATCATTACGATGTCACCTACGTCAATCCTGAGCAAACTCTCTGGTATGCGGAAAAAAACAGTGGTGGTTACATCTACGGCGCAAGCCAGGGCAGCCGGTTTGCCTTCATCCAATCGGGCACACTGCTGGACCCCAGCCTTTTCGACGGGCTTGCGGCCAAGATCGACGGCTTTGTTACGGCTGTTGAAACGAATTCCATCATCAACAGCACTTCGCCGCTTATAACCAACGAGGTAAAGTTTGCCGTTCTCGTAGGCCTGGCCGGTTCGTATTTCGGCGACCTCTCCGTACCCATCCTTACCAGCGATTGGTTCGGATTCGGTGAATTCGCCGCCGACGGCAGCAGCTTTGACGTCACCGTGGGTGATCTTTCCCTGGAAGGACTGCAAGCCATGCTCTGCGACGACTGCACCGAGACCTACAGGGCCACGCCCATTCCGGGCGCAGTCTGGCTCCTCGGCTCCGGCCTGGTCGGCCTGGTCGGCCTGAGGCGGCGCATGCGCGGCTGA
- the prxU gene encoding thioredoxin-dependent peroxiredoxin (Most members of this family contain a selenocysteine.) produces the protein MPTEQNPACERPAPKVAKVPQPEAEAQSQTPEKQGGPMIRVGQKAPDFTAAAYVNGGFGSVTLSEYLGKWVVLCFYPGDFTFVUATEISAVAEKHDEFEKLGVQVLSMSTDSMFVHKMWEEHELSKMVTAGKIPFPMLSDGGGAVGSVYGIYDDASGVDVRGRFIIDPDGVVQAFEVLTPPVGRNVSESLRQIQAFQLVRESKGAQATPSGWKPGKAVLNPGPGLVGRVWEEWKVQQAFD, from the coding sequence ATGCCCACTGAGCAAAATCCCGCATGCGAGCGCCCGGCCCCCAAGGTCGCAAAAGTTCCGCAGCCCGAAGCGGAAGCCCAGTCCCAAACCCCGGAAAAACAAGGAGGCCCCATGATTCGCGTTGGCCAAAAAGCCCCCGATTTCACTGCCGCCGCATACGTGAACGGCGGTTTCGGCTCCGTGACCCTGTCCGAATACCTCGGAAAGTGGGTCGTGCTCTGCTTCTACCCCGGCGACTTCACCTTTGTCTGAGCAACCGAAATCTCTGCGGTCGCAGAGAAGCACGACGAATTCGAGAAGCTCGGCGTCCAGGTCCTGTCCATGTCCACGGACTCCATGTTCGTGCACAAGATGTGGGAGGAACATGAACTTTCCAAGATGGTCACGGCAGGGAAGATTCCCTTCCCCATGCTGTCCGATGGCGGCGGCGCCGTGGGCTCGGTCTACGGAATCTATGACGACGCCTCGGGCGTGGACGTGCGCGGCCGGTTCATCATCGATCCCGACGGAGTGGTCCAGGCCTTCGAGGTCCTGACCCCGCCGGTCGGTCGCAACGTGTCCGAGAGCCTGCGCCAGATCCAGGCCTTCCAGCTGGTGCGCGAGTCCAAGGGCGCACAGGCCACACCGTCCGGATGGAAACCCGGCAAGGCCGTGCTCAACCCCGGCCCCGGCCTGGTGGGCAGGGTATGGGAGGAATGGAAGGTCCAGCAGGCCTTCGACTAG
- a CDS encoding cytoplasmic protein, with translation MEPTTNGATMYCLYAFNGEMMCFVHVLLNALDMHDKGTGCVIVFEGASVKLIPELESGKSPFSPLYFKAREAGLIDGACKACSAKMGVLEAVEASGLDLLDDMSGHPSMSSYMVRGYSIITF, from the coding sequence ATGGAACCAACAACCAACGGAGCAACCATGTACTGCCTGTATGCCTTCAACGGCGAAATGATGTGTTTCGTCCACGTACTCCTGAATGCGCTGGACATGCATGACAAGGGGACCGGGTGCGTCATCGTCTTCGAGGGCGCGTCGGTCAAACTGATCCCGGAACTGGAGAGCGGCAAATCCCCCTTCTCGCCCCTGTATTTCAAGGCCAGGGAAGCCGGGCTCATCGACGGCGCGTGCAAGGCCTGCTCGGCCAAGATGGGCGTGCTCGAAGCGGTCGAGGCATCCGGGCTGGACCTGCTCGACGACATGTCCGGCCACCCGTCCATGTCCTCGTACATGGTCCGGGGATACAGCATCATCACCTTCTAG